A segment of the Pseudoalteromonas sp. DL-6 genome:
TACTTTCGTACCTGCTCGACGTGTCTGTCTCGCAGTTAAGCTGGCTTCTACCATTACACTAACCGTACGATGTCCGACCGTACTTAGCCAACCTTCGTGCTCCTCCGTTACTCTTTGGGAGGAGACCGCCCCAGTCAAACTACCCACCAGGCACTGTCCGTAACCCCGATTCAGGGGCCAACGTTAGAACATCAAAACTACAAGGGTGGTATTTCAAGGACGACTCCACAAAAACTAGCGTCTCTGCTTCTAAGTCTCCCACCTATCCTACACATGTAGGTTCAATGTTCAGTGCCAAGCTGTAGTAAAGGTTCACGGGGTCTTTCCGTCTAGCCGCGGGTACACAGCATCTTCACTGCGATTTCAATTTCACTGAGTCTCGGGTGGAGACAGCGTGGCCATGGTTACACCATTCGTGCAGGTCGGAACTTACCCGACAAGGAATTTCGCTACCTTAGGACCGTTATAGTTACGGCCGCCGTTTACCGGGGCTTCGATCAAGAGCTTCTCCGAAGATAACCCCATCAATTAACCTTCCGGCACCGGGCAGGTGTCACACCGTATACGTCATCTTGCGATTTTGCACAGTGCTGTGTTTTTAATAAACAGTCCCAGCCACCTGGTCACTGCGGCTCCAATCAGCTTAGAGAGCAAGTCTCATCACCAATCGGAGCGTACCTTCTCCCGAAGTTACGGTACGATTTTGCCTAGTTCCTTCACCCGAGTTCTCTCAAGCGCCTTAGTATTCTCTACCTGACCACCTGTGTCGGTTTGGGGTACGATTCGGTATAATCTGAAGCTTAGAGGCTTTTCCTGGAAGTATGGCATCAGCAACTTCATCACCTTGGTGACTCGTCTCGTGTCTCAGCCTAACAGTAACCCGGATTTACCTAAGTCACTAGCCTACACACTTTCACATGGACTACCATCGCCATGCTTGCTTAGCCTGCTCCGTCCCCCCATCGCAATTATACCAAGTACGGAAATATTAATCCGTTTCCCATCGACTACGCCTTTCGGCCTCGCCTTAGGGGTCGACTTACCCTACCCTGATTAACATGGGATAGGAACCCTTGGTCTTCCGGCGTGCGGGTTTTTCACCCGCATTATCGTTACTCATGTCAGCATTCGCACTTCTGATACGTCCAGCATACCTCCCGGTACACCTTCAACCGCTTACAGAACGCTCCCCTACCACTCAGAATAAATTCTGAATCCGCAGCTTCGGTGCATAGTTTAGCCCCGTTACATCTTCCGCGCAGACCGACTCGACCAGTGAGCTATTACGCTTTCTTTAAAGGATGGCTGCTTCTAAGCCAACCTCCTGGCTGTCTGGGCCTTTCCACATCGTTTCCCACTTAACTATGACTTTGGGACCTTAGCTGGCGGTCTGGGTTGTTTCCCTCTTCACGACGGACGTTAGCACCCGCCGTGTGTCTCCCGGATATTACTTTACGGTATTCGGAGTTTGCAAAGGGTTGGTAAGTCGGGATGACCCCCTAGCCTTAACAGTGCTCTACCCCCGTAAGTATTCGTCCGAGGCTCTACCTAAATAGATTTCGGGGAGAACCAGCTATCTCCCGGTTTGATTAGCCTTTCACTCCTAACCACAGGTCATCCCCTAACTTTTCAACGTTAGTGGGTTCGGTCCTCCAGTTGATGTTACTCAACCTTCAACCTGCCCATGGCTAGATCACCGGGTTTCGGGTCTATACCTTGCAACTATTCGCCCAGTTAAGACTCGGTTTCCCTACGGCTACCCTAATCGGTTAACCTCGCTACAAAATATAAGTCGCTGACCCATTATACAAAAGGTACGCAGTCACCTAACAAGTAGGCTCCTACTGCTTGTACGTACACGGTTTCAGGTTCTATTTCACTCCCCTCACAGGGGTTCTTTTCGCCTTTCCCTCACGGTACTGGTTCACTATCGGTCAGTTGGGAGTATTTAGCCTTAGATGATGGTCCACCTATATTCAGTCAAAGTTTCACGTGCTCCGACCTACTCGATTTCACTTAAAATGCATTTTCATGTACGGGACTATCACCCTGTATCGTGGCACTTTCCAGAGCCTTCCATTAACACATAATAAGCTTAAGGGCTGTTCCGATTTCGCTCGCCGCTACTTTCGGAATCTCGGTTGATTTCTTTTCCTACGGGTACTTAGATGTTTCAGTTCTCCGCGTTCGCCTCGTTAACCTATGTATTCAGTTAACGATACCTGCAAGCAGGTGGGTTTCCCCATTCGGAAATCCTAGTCTCAAGTGCTTTTTACTAGCTTGACTAGGCTTATCGCAAGTTAATACGTCCTTCATCGCCTCCAACTGCCAAGGCATCCACCGTGTACGCTTAGTCACTTAACCATACAACCCAAACGGGTCTTTGTTTTGTGACAGTTTAACTTCGCCAGAAGTTAATATTGAATACTAAAGTAGATACCAATTAATCCGAGGATTAAATTGGCACTGAATGATACTGCTATCATTTTTTTTACTTTTGAAAACTCTGTACAAATACAATGTATTCATACGAATTTTATTATCAGCTTTTCCAAATTTTTAAAGAGCATATTAATTAGTTAACTCAAAGAGCAAACTAACTAACAATCATCTGTGTGGACACTACGAACAAATAAGTTCTAAATCGTATAAGGAGGTGATCCAGCCCCAGGTTCCCCTAGGGCTACCTTGTTACGACTTCACCCCAGTCATGAATCACTCCGTGGTAAACGTCCTCCCGAGGGTTAGACTATCTACTTCTGGAGCAACCCACTCCCATGGTGTGACGGGCGGTGTGTACAAGGCCCGGGAACGTATTCACCGCGTCATTCTGATACGCGATTACTAGCGATTCCGACTTCATGGAGTCGAGTTGCAGACTCCAATCCGGACTACGACGCACTTTAAGTGATTCGCTTACTCTCGCGAGTTCGCAGCACTCTGTATGCGCCATTGTAGCACGTGTGTAGCCCTACACGTAAGGGCCATGATGACTTGACGTCGTCCCCACCTTCCTCCGGTTTATCACCGGCAGTCTCCTTAGAGTTCTCAGCATTACCTGCTAGCAACTAAGGATAGGGGTTGCGCTCGTTGCGGGACTTAACCCAACATCTCACAACACGAGCTGACGACAGCCATGCAGCACCTGTATCAGAGTTCCCGAAGGCACCAAACCATCTCTGGTAAGTTCTCTGTATGTCAAGTGTAGGTAAGGTTCTTCGCGTTGCATCGAATTAAACCACATGCTCCACCGCTTGTGCGGGCCCCCGTCAATTCATTTGAGTTTTAACCTTGCGGCCGTACTCCCCAGGCGGTCTACTTAATGCGTTAGCTTTGAAAAACAGAACCGAGGTTCCGAGCTTCTAGTAGACATCGTTTACGGCGTGGACTACCAGGGTATCTAATCCTGTTTGCTCCCCACGCTTTCGTACATGAGCGTCAGTGTTGACCCAGGTGGCTGCCTTCGCCATCGGTATTCCTTCAGATCTCTACGCATTTCACCGCTACACCTGAAATTCTACCACCCTCTATCACACTCTAGTTTGCCAGTTCGAAATGCAGTTCCCAGGTTGAGCCCGGGGCTTTCACATCTCGCTTAACAAACCGCCTGCGTACGCTTTACGCCCAGTAATTCCGATTAACGCTCGCACCCTCCGTATTACCGCGGCTGCTGGCACGGAGTTAGCCGGTGCTTCTTCTGTCAGTAACGTCACAGCTAGCAGGTATTAACTACTAACCTTTCCTCCTGACTGAAAGTGCTTTACAACCCGAAGGCCTTCTTCACACACGCGGCATGGCTGCATCAGGCTTGCGCCCATTGTGCAATATTCCCCACTGCTGCCTCCCGTAGGAGTCTGGGCCGTGTCTCAGTCCCAGTGTGGCTGATCATCCTCTCAAACCAGCTAGGGATCGTCGCCTTGGTGAGCCATTACCTCACCAACTAGCTAATCCCACTTGGGCCAATCTAAAGGCGAGAGCCGAAGCCCCCTTTGGTCCGTAGACATTATGCGGTATTAGCAGTCGTTTCCAACTGTTGTCCCCCACCTCAAGGCATGTTCCCAAGCATTACTCACCCGTCCGCCGCTCGTCAGCAAAGGTGCAAGCACCTCTCTGTTACCGCTCGACTTGCATGTGTTAGGCCTGCCGCCAGCGTTCAATCTGAGCCATGATCAAACTCTTCAATTAAAAAGTTTTATGTCTTTCGACAGCTCAATGAATTCTGAATTTATTTAATATCTTTCGATATTGAATTGACTGTGCTGCAATTCTTTTCTTAAGCAAAACCTAAGTAAGTCATTGCTGTTGGTCACTCAGTTTAAATTGAGACTCTAAATTTGTTTGCCTCACTACCTAAGTAGCTTGGCTGTTAGAACTCAATCTGTACGAGTGCCCACACAGATGATTGCTTTATATTGTTAAAGAACGTTGCGACGTTGTCGCTAGGGATGCGTATAATACATCCTTTATTTTTCGAGTCAACACTTAATTTTGTTAAACTTGAAAGTTTTCAAAACTAAGTTTTACTCGACTCACTGAGTAGCTCGTGCCCCGCTATGCGTTGCGCTCTGCCGTCTCAGTGGGGTCGCATTATAGGGAGATCCGAAAACAGATCAACCCTTTTTTGCAGAAAACTTGAAATAAATGACTGTTCGTTGGATATTTAGACTAAACGCTTAAAAAGACAACTAAATCTAATCATATTTCGCCTTTAAAGCTATAAAAACTTATTTTTTGGAAAATCTTTTCATAGTTATTGTAGCTATTACCAAGAAAACAAATTGTTTAGCTTTATATGGCCATTTAGATTAGTGGCGAATAAGTACATCAGACAAGGGCTCTACTATATAAAGTTAATGAGCTATTAGTGGTATCAACTATTACGAACTTTTTTATATTAATAACTATAAACTGTAAAAGCCGTTACATAGTCATGTGTTTATTAGTCTAAATAGCTTTGCTTATAAATAGAAAGATAGCAGTCCTAAACGCTCGCATTATGATTCGTCGATTCTAGTTAGGCTATTTTATTAGATGAAAGGAATGAGAATAAATTTGCTATTAATAATAGAGCTAAAAGCTTTATTCATTTTGTGTGGATTTTAGATATTAAAAAGCCGAGCATAAGCTCGGCTTTTTGGTGTCTCTTTAAGACTTACTCTGCAGACTGCGCGTCTTCTTGAACTTCTTCGCTCGCCGCTGGGCGACCAACTAGTTCAATATAAGCCATTGGTGCATTATCACCAGCACGGAAGCCACACTTAAGAATACGAGTGTAACCACCTGGACGATCCGCATTACGAGGACCGATTTCACTGAATAACTTACCAACTACTTCATTATCACGCGTGCGAGCAAACGCTAAACGGCGATTTGCTACACTGTCAGTCTTAGCCAGTGTGATTAAAGGTTCAATTACACGGCGTAACTCTTTCGCTTTAGGCAAAGTAGTTTTGATGATTTCATGTTTCACCAAAGAACCTGCCATATTGCTGAACATCGCTTTACGATGGCTACTGTTACGGTTTAATTGACGACCACTCTTACGATGGCGCATGACCCTATCCTTCTAACTAAACTAATATAGTGATTTAGATTATTCAGCTAGGCTTGCAGGCGGCCAATTTTCTAGGCGCATGCCTAGAGAAAGACCACGTGAAGCTAGCACGTCTTTTATTTCAGTTAGAGACTTCTTACCTAGATTAGGCGTTTTAAGAAGCTCAACTTCAGTGCGCTGAACTAAATCACCGATATATTGAATTTGCTCGGCTTTCAAACAGTTTGCTGAACGTACTGTTAATTCAAGATCATCAACTGGACGAAGTAGAATAGGATCGAATTCTGGCTTCTCTTCTTTCTCTTCTGGCTCAGTTACATCACGTAAATCTACGAATGCATCTAATTGCTCAGCTAAGATAGTAGACGCACGGCGGATCGCTTCTTCAGGATCTAAAGTGCCGTTTGTTTCCATATCAATGATTAACTTGTCTAAGTCTGTACGTTGCTCAACACGGGCTGATTCAACCGAGTACGCAATACGTTCAACTGGGCTGAATGATGCATCAAGCAGCAATCGACCAATTGGACGCTCATCGTCATCAGAGGATAAACGACTAGATGCCGGCACATAACCACGACCACGCTCAACACGAATACGCATGCTGATCTCGCTGTTATTTGTTGTTAAATTACAAATAACATGATCTGGGTTAGCAATTGTTACATCGCCATCGTGCTGAATATCTGCCGCAGTCACAGGGCCTACACCAGATTTAGTCAGGGTCAGAAAAACTTCATCTTTGCCTTCTAACGTTACCGCTAGACCTTTAAGGTTTAGTAGTATTTCAATGATGTCTTCTTGTACGCCTTCTTTCGCGCTGTACTCATGCAATACACCGTC
Coding sequences within it:
- the rplQ gene encoding 50S ribosomal protein L17, translated to MRHRKSGRQLNRNSSHRKAMFSNMAGSLVKHEIIKTTLPKAKELRRVIEPLITLAKTDSVANRRLAFARTRDNEVVGKLFSEIGPRNADRPGGYTRILKCGFRAGDNAPMAYIELVGRPAASEEVQEDAQSAE
- the rpoA gene encoding DNA-directed RNA polymerase subunit alpha translates to MQGSVTEFLKPRLVDIDAINPTRSKVVLEPLERGFGHTLGNALRRILLSSMPGCAVTEVEIDGVLHEYSAKEGVQEDIIEILLNLKGLAVTLEGKDEVFLTLTKSGVGPVTAADIQHDGDVTIANPDHVICNLTTNNSEISMRIRVERGRGYVPASSRLSSDDDERPIGRLLLDASFSPVERIAYSVESARVEQRTDLDKLIIDMETNGTLDPEEAIRRASTILAEQLDAFVDLRDVTEPEEKEEKPEFDPILLRPVDDLELTVRSANCLKAEQIQYIGDLVQRTEVELLKTPNLGKKSLTEIKDVLASRGLSLGMRLENWPPASLAE